In Stieleria varia, one genomic interval encodes:
- a CDS encoding DUF1592 domain-containing protein, translating into MPSPSALRPTWQYLVMVIVGFLCTVVPENPLLQNSVANAADASRKADSSQPMLSFVRQNCLDCHDGSDGEGGFDASTLTSDLQSPGMMQKWVRIHDRVRNGEMPPPDSEPLSEKQITQFTSVASSWLRSTQQQLNETLGRSRGRRLTNVQLERTLGDLLAVNVPVAKLLPGEQRSEGFYNIADVQSMSHFHLQSHLQAVDTVLDAAFDRLSGDHRLLDLDLDTRGVARRNPRQRCRDPEMLDGKAVVWSSGLIFYGRISASRVPESGWYRITLAASAINKPDDRGVWCSVRSGACVSSAPLMYWIGALETTEKTQQWTFDAWIEKNHVIEVRPADLTLKQARFQGGQVGAGEGTPQKVPGVAIDSMTVQRIFPGGEIDEVREHLIGTMKTRLDRKSRGLVLMSSDGKSAPEADELVAQLKHFMRRAFRHPVADDVAAPYIEMLQSELADGESPLDALRHSYRAVLCSPRFLYHYESPGPLDDHAIACRLSYLITGSMPDTELQAAADAGRLSDPGELNRQLQRLLDSDACDQFVRDFAGQWLDLVDIEFTEPDRRMYPEFDTVVQDAMLSETHLFLKTLIQQDAPAADLVDAPFTFLNSRLARYYRVDGVSGDEMRQVQLEPTSHRGGLLSHGSILKVTANGTNTSPVLRGVWLCNRLLGRPIPPPPENVPAIEPDVRGAKTIREILAKHRDHADCAVCHQNIDPPGFALENFDAAGQWRDDYLQFNGRRSKVLAPVDPSYTLPDGTPFDSFENFREIIASQPQPLARNFAEKLLVYATGASIGFADRPVVDEIVRQSESAEYGLRSLIQAVVTSPIFLSK; encoded by the coding sequence ATGCCCAGCCCATCTGCACTTCGTCCCACGTGGCAGTATCTTGTCATGGTGATCGTTGGTTTCCTCTGCACCGTCGTGCCAGAGAACCCCTTGCTACAGAACTCAGTGGCCAATGCGGCAGACGCGTCGCGCAAGGCCGACTCCAGCCAACCCATGTTGAGTTTCGTTCGGCAGAACTGTTTGGACTGCCATGACGGCAGTGATGGCGAAGGTGGCTTTGACGCCAGCACGCTGACGAGCGATCTGCAGTCGCCAGGGATGATGCAAAAATGGGTGCGCATCCATGATCGCGTGCGCAACGGCGAGATGCCACCGCCGGATTCCGAACCCCTGTCCGAAAAACAAATTACCCAATTCACGAGTGTCGCAAGCTCGTGGTTGCGCTCAACGCAACAGCAGCTGAACGAAACACTGGGACGATCCAGGGGGCGCCGACTGACCAACGTACAACTTGAGCGTACCCTCGGCGACCTACTGGCGGTCAACGTTCCGGTGGCCAAGTTGCTCCCCGGCGAACAACGCAGCGAAGGCTTCTACAACATCGCCGATGTTCAGTCGATGAGCCACTTTCATTTGCAGTCGCATCTGCAAGCCGTCGATACGGTCCTTGATGCCGCGTTCGATCGACTATCAGGCGACCATCGCTTGCTGGACCTCGACTTGGACACTCGTGGTGTCGCGCGACGCAATCCACGCCAACGTTGTCGCGACCCGGAGATGTTGGACGGCAAAGCGGTCGTGTGGTCAAGCGGCTTGATTTTCTATGGTCGTATCTCTGCGTCGAGGGTTCCTGAGTCAGGCTGGTACCGCATCACGTTGGCCGCGTCCGCCATCAACAAACCCGACGATCGTGGTGTGTGGTGCAGCGTTCGCAGCGGCGCCTGTGTCTCCAGCGCGCCGTTGATGTATTGGATCGGCGCCTTGGAGACAACCGAAAAGACACAGCAATGGACGTTCGATGCTTGGATCGAAAAGAACCACGTGATCGAAGTGCGACCGGCGGACTTGACGCTCAAGCAAGCTCGCTTTCAAGGCGGTCAAGTCGGTGCGGGGGAAGGCACGCCTCAGAAAGTTCCCGGCGTGGCGATCGATTCGATGACCGTTCAACGGATTTTTCCCGGTGGTGAAATCGACGAGGTACGCGAGCATTTGATCGGCACCATGAAAACCCGATTGGATCGCAAGTCGCGCGGTTTGGTCCTGATGTCATCCGACGGCAAGTCCGCGCCTGAGGCGGACGAGTTGGTCGCTCAGTTGAAACATTTCATGCGACGTGCGTTTCGTCATCCGGTTGCCGACGACGTGGCCGCTCCCTACATCGAGATGCTGCAAAGCGAGTTGGCTGATGGCGAGTCGCCACTGGACGCTCTGCGTCACAGTTATCGCGCCGTACTCTGCTCTCCTCGATTCCTGTATCACTACGAAAGTCCAGGTCCCTTGGATGATCACGCGATCGCGTGTCGATTGAGCTACCTGATCACCGGCAGCATGCCCGACACAGAATTGCAAGCGGCGGCCGACGCCGGCCGTTTGTCCGACCCCGGTGAATTGAATCGACAACTGCAGCGGTTGCTCGATAGCGACGCGTGCGACCAGTTCGTTCGCGACTTTGCCGGGCAATGGTTGGACCTGGTCGATATCGAATTCACCGAACCTGACCGGCGGATGTATCCAGAGTTCGACACGGTGGTTCAAGATGCGATGCTGTCCGAGACTCACCTGTTCCTCAAGACACTGATTCAGCAAGACGCTCCTGCGGCTGACTTGGTGGACGCACCGTTCACATTCCTCAACAGCCGACTGGCACGTTACTATCGCGTTGATGGCGTCAGTGGTGATGAGATGAGGCAAGTCCAACTGGAGCCGACATCGCATCGCGGCGGATTGCTTTCGCATGGCTCGATCCTCAAGGTCACCGCCAACGGAACAAACACCTCGCCCGTCTTGCGTGGCGTTTGGTTGTGCAACCGATTGCTGGGGCGACCGATCCCGCCGCCGCCAGAGAACGTCCCGGCGATCGAGCCGGACGTGCGTGGCGCGAAAACGATCCGGGAAATCTTGGCCAAACACCGAGACCACGCCGATTGTGCGGTGTGCCATCAAAACATCGATCCTCCGGGCTTTGCCCTGGAGAACTTTGACGCCGCAGGACAATGGCGAGACGACTATCTGCAATTCAACGGTCGGCGTTCCAAAGTTCTCGCGCCGGTGGACCCCAGCTACACACTTCCCGACGGGACTCCGTTTGACTCGTTCGAAAACTTTCGTGAGATCATCGCCTCCCAGCCGCAGCCGCTTGCACGCAACTTCGCGGAAAAGCTGCTGGTGTACGCTACGGGTGCCTCGATCGGTTTTGCCGACCGCCCGGTCGTCGATGAAATCGTCCGCCAGTCCGAATCAGCAGAGTACGGTTTGCGATCGTTGATCCAAGCCGTCGTGACTAGCCCCATCTTCTTGAGCAAATGA
- a CDS encoding esterase/lipase family protein, translating to MSVPAKARVWRIAAPLASSLVIFFLFQSSTTAWAQMKNTSVANSPSDLIEIQVPIRDGKIVWADVAEQVAQSVKLDRASVAKLFPSGSLDAHAPATVFALIGMDLAFGDAMSVRLVTDRLGETCLQLRCSREVLGLSQRNGERRPASIGLDSDWKERTSSVGGRQRPLIVCLHGLKSHGERFAALRNFLRQDGYATASLSYDDRQSIHESASELSRLIRNELAGSDGLPPIVLVGHSMGGLVAREWTEDPALAGESVVGLITVGTPHQGSNWAAMPPLLDLFFVDDFDASDILDVLLHQPSEPGLRDLVPDSEFLRTLNARPRRSDVSYLTIAGTASPVSETEVSQLRDLLRSLDTDGGFVRVIRPRIAPLLDSFDEVIQGKGDGVVSVESASLTGVDKPLIVNRSHIDFFQPSASPNRQPVWNAIRAHLDTCSRPR from the coding sequence ATGAGCGTTCCCGCGAAAGCCCGAGTGTGGCGAATTGCCGCTCCACTGGCTTCATCGCTCGTGATTTTTTTTCTTTTCCAGTCATCCACAACCGCTTGGGCGCAAATGAAGAACACGAGTGTTGCAAACAGTCCGAGTGACCTGATCGAAATCCAAGTGCCCATTCGCGACGGCAAGATCGTTTGGGCCGACGTCGCAGAACAAGTCGCTCAGAGCGTCAAGCTTGACAGAGCCTCCGTTGCCAAGTTGTTCCCCAGTGGTAGCCTGGATGCTCATGCTCCGGCGACCGTCTTTGCCCTGATCGGTATGGACTTGGCGTTTGGCGATGCCATGTCCGTCCGGTTGGTCACTGATCGACTCGGTGAAACCTGTTTGCAGCTACGATGCAGCCGCGAGGTACTCGGGTTATCGCAACGCAATGGTGAGCGTCGCCCAGCAAGCATCGGACTCGATAGCGACTGGAAAGAAAGAACCAGCAGCGTTGGCGGGCGGCAACGTCCTTTGATCGTGTGCTTGCACGGTTTGAAAAGTCATGGCGAGCGATTCGCTGCGTTACGCAATTTCTTGCGTCAGGATGGCTACGCGACGGCGTCCTTGAGCTACGACGACAGGCAATCGATTCACGAATCCGCAAGTGAACTGTCACGACTGATTCGAAACGAATTGGCTGGCTCAGATGGCCTACCGCCGATCGTTTTGGTCGGGCATTCCATGGGCGGGTTGGTGGCGCGTGAATGGACAGAGGACCCAGCGTTGGCAGGAGAGTCTGTTGTCGGGCTGATTACAGTGGGAACTCCCCATCAGGGTTCCAATTGGGCAGCCATGCCACCGCTGCTGGACCTGTTCTTTGTGGATGATTTTGACGCGTCGGACATTCTGGACGTCTTGTTGCATCAACCATCCGAGCCGGGGCTGAGAGACCTGGTGCCTGACTCAGAATTCTTGAGAACGCTCAATGCCCGGCCTCGTCGAAGCGATGTCAGCTATTTGACCATCGCAGGCACGGCATCACCGGTCAGCGAAACCGAAGTATCCCAGCTGCGTGACTTGCTTCGGTCGCTCGACACTGACGGAGGCTTTGTACGCGTGATTCGCCCACGCATTGCACCTTTGTTGGATAGCTTTGATGAAGTGATCCAGGGAAAGGGTGACGGTGTGGTGTCTGTCGAGAGTGCGTCGTTGACGGGCGTGGACAAACCGCTGATCGTCAATCGATCACACATCGATTTCTTTCAGCCCTCCGCCTCCCCAAACCGTCAGCCGGTGTGGAACGCAATCCGCGCTCATTTGGATACGTGTTCACGACCGCGGTGA
- a CDS encoding site-2 protease family protein, which yields MLLSEPPETEYDLRLSAFGFPLRISWTFWLGAVVFGHNFAQLVDRQFAASSPGVLPLLVLWTICMLISIWIHELGHAVAFRFYGIQSTLVLYHFGGLAIPISSYNPGRSFARLRPGEDLLIALAGPVAQLLSAAAVIGVVKLAGYQVDAFNWMPAGLHRIPWVGEGEPIDSAGLYAIVFFYVFPSVLWALLNLVPVWPLDGGRIMRSIVLMAGGDLAQSLWISVITAGALAVYSFKSGNTMMAIFFAMFAFSSYQLTQQNNWR from the coding sequence ATGTTGCTTAGCGAGCCTCCGGAAACCGAATACGACCTTCGACTGAGCGCATTTGGGTTTCCACTGCGGATCAGTTGGACGTTTTGGCTGGGGGCCGTCGTCTTTGGACACAATTTTGCCCAACTTGTTGACCGTCAGTTCGCCGCATCAAGTCCCGGTGTGTTACCGCTGCTGGTTTTGTGGACGATCTGCATGCTGATTTCGATATGGATCCACGAACTCGGACACGCTGTTGCCTTTCGCTTCTATGGGATTCAATCGACGCTCGTCCTGTATCACTTCGGCGGCTTGGCCATCCCGATCAGCTCCTATAACCCTGGTCGATCATTCGCCCGGCTACGTCCCGGCGAAGACTTGCTCATCGCGCTTGCCGGTCCCGTTGCACAGCTCTTGTCTGCGGCGGCAGTGATTGGGGTTGTCAAATTGGCAGGTTACCAAGTCGATGCGTTCAACTGGATGCCAGCCGGTTTGCATCGCATCCCTTGGGTAGGCGAAGGCGAGCCGATCGACAGTGCAGGCCTCTACGCGATCGTGTTCTTCTATGTGTTCCCGAGCGTGCTGTGGGCATTGTTGAATCTGGTCCCCGTTTGGCCGCTCGATGGTGGGCGAATCATGCGTTCCATCGTCCTCATGGCCGGTGGTGACCTTGCGCAATCCTTGTGGATCAGTGTCATCACGGCCGGTGCGTTGGCCGTTTACTCGTTCAAGAGTGGGAACACGATGATGGCGATCTTCTTTGCCATGTTTGCGTTCAGCAGTTACCAGTTGACCCAACAAAACAACTGGCGATGA
- a CDS encoding Mrp/NBP35 family ATP-binding protein — MPDLNEQTVRDCLNQHADPETGRPMGSMGQIGDITIDGLKVTATIGLTTHSMPIATDVCNAIESKLTSLTPGTTVSINLVTHQRPPARLGQTGLRVKSVIAVGSGKGGVGKSTVASGIALTLRQMGANVGLMDADVYGPSIPHLLGLSGRPAFAKGEKIEPIFLRDDDDSLFPMPVMSMGFLVAPNEAVIWRGPMLHGSINQFLGMTAWGELDYLVIDMPPGTGDVALTLSQAVPIAGSVVVCTPQEVALLDAVKAIAMFRKVNIPLLGMVENMSGFQCPDCGKSYDIFGKGGARDKAEELAVPFLGALPLNISLRSAGDEGRLSQELLENAAARAPFESIVVSMVQTLASRAAASPPTASLPTL; from the coding sequence ATGCCTGATCTGAACGAACAAACCGTCCGTGATTGCCTCAATCAGCACGCCGATCCCGAAACGGGCAGACCGATGGGCTCCATGGGGCAAATCGGTGACATCACGATCGATGGCCTGAAAGTAACCGCGACGATCGGCCTGACCACCCACTCAATGCCGATTGCGACCGATGTTTGCAACGCGATCGAGTCCAAACTCACCTCGCTGACACCCGGAACAACGGTGTCGATCAACCTCGTCACCCATCAACGCCCGCCAGCCAGACTGGGGCAAACAGGATTGCGTGTCAAAAGCGTGATCGCTGTCGGCAGTGGCAAAGGTGGCGTGGGGAAAAGCACCGTCGCCAGTGGCATCGCACTGACGCTGAGGCAAATGGGCGCCAACGTCGGCCTGATGGACGCGGACGTTTATGGCCCCAGCATCCCCCACCTACTGGGGCTCTCGGGCCGGCCGGCTTTTGCCAAAGGTGAAAAGATCGAACCGATCTTTCTGCGTGACGACGACGATTCACTTTTTCCGATGCCCGTGATGTCGATGGGCTTTCTGGTCGCCCCCAATGAAGCCGTGATCTGGCGCGGACCGATGCTGCACGGTTCGATCAACCAGTTCTTGGGAATGACCGCATGGGGTGAACTGGACTACTTGGTGATCGACATGCCGCCGGGCACGGGCGATGTTGCATTGACACTTTCGCAAGCCGTTCCCATTGCGGGCAGTGTCGTTGTATGCACGCCACAGGAAGTCGCATTGCTCGATGCGGTCAAAGCGATTGCGATGTTCCGAAAGGTCAACATCCCGTTGCTGGGCATGGTGGAAAACATGAGCGGGTTTCAGTGCCCAGACTGCGGCAAGTCCTACGACATCTTTGGCAAAGGCGGAGCAAGAGATAAAGCAGAGGAGTTGGCCGTCCCTTTCTTGGGCGCCCTGCCACTGAACATCTCCCTGCGGTCAGCCGGTGACGAAGGCCGATTGTCACAAGAACTGCTGGAGAACGCGGCGGCTAGGGCGCCGTTTGAGTCCATCGTCGTATCGATGGTCCAGACGTTGGCGTCGCGAGCCGCGGCCTCGCCCCCGACAGCAAGCCTGCCGACGCTATAG
- a CDS encoding helix-turn-helix domain-containing protein — MASATKIRPLARALDACDFPFWVIGSTGKLIYVSATASTWLQVDGEQLIGRRCVAGAAISDDPLDFLAASLSAPPGFLDRGTARLNVQPPLVAAKPIKRERSSQIASTIPPMEVRFVRLGSADKALTLAIAGQFEDHRGDRQPFDAAPMSSEMRDVVLRRETLDHWRRHHATRCSIVTAGNSPAARRIRARLRVAAAVRTHVGFFGPAGSGRESIARQVHQWSAPGEPLSVIEGPLMDAELLDASMAPLLTHLTGSQSSSGTALVRDLDQMPIEAQHRLTQLLDAFPDRLRVLGLCGEQPVELSDEVVDVNDWETQNESGETPIGLTGTLIDALSTLSVRLPALAERVEDISILATAMLDRHHAAGESIAERIGRAALDALVIYPWPQNIDELEHAIRHAARSSTTQAIAVENLPLVIRSFRSGKPQNDPDDSFPLDELVQKYESSLIDDMLRLCDGNRAEAARRLGISRARLLRKLDQEPDA, encoded by the coding sequence ATGGCATCGGCCACCAAAATCCGACCCCTCGCACGCGCGCTCGACGCGTGCGATTTCCCTTTTTGGGTCATCGGGTCGACGGGTAAACTGATCTACGTTTCCGCGACCGCATCGACTTGGTTGCAGGTCGACGGCGAACAATTGATCGGTCGCCGATGCGTTGCCGGAGCCGCCATCTCGGATGATCCGTTGGACTTTCTGGCGGCGTCGCTTTCTGCGCCACCAGGCTTTCTGGACCGTGGAACGGCGCGACTGAATGTCCAACCGCCATTGGTCGCCGCGAAACCGATCAAGCGCGAACGTTCATCGCAAATCGCCTCGACGATTCCGCCGATGGAAGTTCGCTTTGTGCGATTGGGGAGCGCCGACAAAGCGTTGACGCTTGCGATCGCCGGCCAGTTTGAAGACCACCGCGGTGACCGCCAGCCGTTTGACGCGGCACCGATGTCCTCTGAAATGCGCGACGTCGTCTTGCGGCGTGAAACGCTCGATCATTGGCGTCGTCATCACGCGACCCGCTGTTCGATTGTCACCGCAGGCAACTCGCCCGCCGCTCGCCGCATCCGCGCACGACTGCGTGTCGCCGCTGCCGTCCGGACTCACGTCGGCTTTTTCGGCCCCGCAGGCTCAGGGCGGGAATCGATCGCCCGCCAAGTCCACCAATGGAGCGCGCCAGGTGAACCCCTGAGCGTGATCGAAGGTCCGTTGATGGACGCTGAGTTGCTCGATGCCTCGATGGCCCCGCTGCTGACCCACTTGACCGGTTCACAGTCATCCAGCGGAACCGCGCTGGTTCGTGACTTGGATCAAATGCCGATTGAAGCCCAGCACAGACTGACGCAGTTGCTGGACGCTTTTCCGGATCGACTCCGCGTGCTCGGCTTGTGTGGCGAGCAGCCCGTTGAATTGTCAGATGAGGTCGTCGATGTCAATGACTGGGAGACGCAAAATGAGAGCGGCGAAACGCCGATCGGATTGACAGGCACCTTGATCGACGCGTTGAGCACGTTGTCGGTTCGTTTGCCAGCCCTGGCTGAGCGTGTGGAAGACATTTCAATCTTGGCCACCGCAATGCTGGATCGCCATCATGCTGCCGGTGAAAGCATCGCAGAACGCATCGGACGCGCAGCGCTGGATGCCCTGGTGATCTATCCATGGCCACAGAATATCGACGAACTAGAACACGCGATCCGACACGCGGCCCGATCATCGACCACTCAAGCCATCGCGGTGGAGAACTTGCCTCTGGTCATTCGATCCTTTCGCTCGGGAAAACCTCAAAACGATCCAGATGACTCGTTTCCACTGGACGAACTGGTGCAAAAGTATGAGTCTTCGCTGATCGATGACATGCTGCGGCTGTGCGACGGCAACCGCGCCGAAGCGGCACGGCGATTGGGAATCAGCCGCGCGCGACTGCTCCGCAAACTCGATCAAGAACCCGATGCCTGA
- a CDS encoding calmodulin-binding protein has protein sequence MLRKIILAAVIAVGALTVADTASADQRAFGQAWGGQSSTRDWNRFYHYPYVYYPQNFWGQEYFRSADSMYHRYPAEMRIPVYNKKWHNYYPSTRRYHSGHHFILDVF, from the coding sequence ATGCTCCGTAAGATCATTCTTGCCGCTGTGATCGCCGTCGGCGCTCTCACCGTGGCCGACACCGCTTCGGCAGACCAACGTGCCTTTGGGCAAGCTTGGGGGGGACAGTCCAGCACTCGCGACTGGAACCGTTTCTACCATTATCCCTACGTCTACTACCCCCAAAACTTCTGGGGACAAGAGTACTTTCGTAGCGCGGACAGCATGTATCACCGATACCCGGCTGAAATGAGAATCCCGGTGTACAACAAAAAGTGGCACAACTACTACCCGAGCACCCGACGGTATCACTCCGGTCACCACTTCATCCTGGACGTGTTTTAA
- a CDS encoding DUF4190 domain-containing protein: MTAELSADLSMSSSHADVDFPYRAISRSAIFSTVLFVVGLFGLIPPFEFVLSLAALGVVVAIVAIRSIRSYPNEFSGMALAKFGLVANLALLIGGIGLHTYIYMTEVPPGYQRVQFYNLQQVPGLPDQPTQLAFDIDGEKVFIKGYIHPSSGGGMLSQFILVPDLGTCCFGGQPKSSDMIEVTLTNGQRIKGGVTRQKLAGEFKLNKQPRKQTDFDNLVFYRLRADQAK, translated from the coding sequence ATGACTGCTGAACTGTCTGCCGATCTTTCGATGTCGTCATCTCATGCCGATGTCGACTTTCCCTACCGAGCGATCAGCCGCAGCGCTATTTTCTCAACGGTGCTGTTTGTCGTTGGCTTGTTCGGTCTGATACCGCCCTTCGAGTTCGTGTTATCACTCGCCGCATTGGGCGTGGTGGTCGCGATCGTGGCCATCCGGTCGATTCGCAGCTACCCCAACGAATTCAGCGGAATGGCATTGGCTAAATTTGGCTTGGTGGCGAATCTTGCCCTGCTGATCGGTGGCATCGGACTGCACACGTACATCTACATGACGGAAGTCCCCCCCGGGTATCAGCGAGTTCAGTTCTACAACCTGCAACAAGTCCCAGGACTGCCGGACCAGCCCACGCAATTGGCCTTTGATATCGATGGCGAAAAGGTCTTCATCAAAGGCTACATCCACCCGTCTTCTGGTGGTGGGATGCTAAGCCAGTTCATCTTGGTACCTGATTTGGGAACCTGTTGCTTCGGCGGACAACCCAAGAGCAGCGACATGATCGAAGTCACCTTGACCAACGGGCAACGCATCAAAGGCGGCGTGACGCGACAGAAATTGGCGGGCGAGTTCAAGCTGAACAAGCAACCGCGAAAGCAAACGGATTTCGACAATTTGGTCTTCTATCGCCTGCGAGCCGATCAGGCGAAATAG